The window tttttaatttaattaaaattttgtttatttttaattattatatatacatatatttatatatgcttatttatatttatctttaattatatttttatttatttatttctttttttcttctttaatattctaacaataatatgttaaaatatatatccaaatcaacgacaaaaaaaaagaaagaaaaaaaagaaataataataggCAAGGGAAAGCAAAGAAAAGCAAAGAAAAGCAAAGAAGAGCAAAGCAAAgtaaaggaaaaaaaagataaaaaagatTACATTTCGAAAGTTATAATTCCATTTTGTTTTGTACAACTAAACATATTCTAAACTATGacaatattttaaattcccttttcttttccttttaatttgtaatttctgaatatttaaataaagtCTGAAAAAATCTTTATAAATGTGTTTTGGGTTGTATctaatattaaaaatagaTAGCCATTTGTgttcataaatataaacgtggttattatattatattatattatattatattatattatattatattatattatattatattatattatattatattatattatattatattatattacattatattatactctatttttttattccttttttttttttttttttttttttttttttttttttttttgtttgatatctataaatttttttttaaaggggggaaaaaaaataaacttTTTNNNNNNNNNNNNNNNNNNNNNNNNNNNNNNNNNNNNNNNNNNNNNNNNNNNNNNNNNNNNNNNNNNNNNNNNNNNNNNNNNNNNNNNNNNNNNNNNNNNNatatatatatatatatatatatatatatatattatatatatttgtatgtATGAGGAATGTCCAGTCATCCACATGCACGTGTAAAACatgttcataattttttttgtccattaaaaaaagttaGTTTTTTTCCAATTTGCTCCTAAATTTTACCGAAAAGGCAGCAGTCAATCTGATCATAccataattaataaaatcaaAATCAATAACTGAATGTAGGCCCTGCAACAATGCCCATAACCCCCAAACGATATGTGAGCATATATAGAAAGGTTGTATTTCATCTATAATTTGATTGATAAGTTGTTCATCATCTGTTTTTAAATAGTGTTTGATAAAATGGTATTCTTCAGATCTAGTAGGTGTTAAATCCCATTCACAGTTGAATCCAGCATATTCATTAAAATGGTTAGCAATATCATATGCTCTTTCCATTGGACATGAGTATTCAAAATCTATAAATGATATGGATGATCCTTCtgttttaataatatttgatGATAACAAATCACAATGACAAAGAACTACTGgtgaattttttttacaacATAATTCTTGAATTTCGGTAATGATTGATTGTAACATATCGAAAtcaattaattttaaaatataagcTTTAGGATTAAATGAATACTTTTTTTGTCTTTCTTCTTTTAGtgtattaaaatatttccATAGTGTACTCCATAAAAAGGATGATCGATTTCCttgtatattttgtaattcttgtaattttttatatatattgtcATCTAATTGAATATCATGCAAAATTCTTAAATTTTCAGCAATTTCTTTTTGAaaatctttatttttaatatcttcTCTTGATAATGCATAACCATCTTTAAATTCTTCAATTCTACCATTTGGAAAGAAaacataaatttttttcgaaatatttttatcacataatatattagataTCAATTTTTCTCTTTCTCTATTTATAATTTCGCTAGTTTTGGGACCATATAATCTAATCAAATATTTGTTCTGATGAATATTATCCTCTACCTTTACcaatatatttgttatccctcctttaataatttcaaaatttaaagattctacattattttcatttaataattcttttccataaaataataaaacatatttacaatataaaaacaatgCATTCTTATTTTCAAAAACATTACTTATAAAAGTAGTCATAAATTCTTCTACTTTTAAATTTCTATTATCCCCAACATTTATTGTTAAATCCTTTTCCCTCAACGGTATCACACCTTGTTCGTTTGTCATTTCCGTAATTTGAGAATTACTATTTGACAAATTATCGAAATTTTTTGTAGTGACActattcttttttctttcttgAGTTATTTCTTTCTCTGATTCATCAATTTCTCTTAGTTGATATTCCATTATAACAACTGGAATGATTaacaataaatattaaaaaaataaaaataaaaatgaataaataataaataaataNNNNNNNNNNNNNNNNNNNNNNNNNNNNNNNNNNNNNNNNNNNNNNNNNNNNNNNNNNNNNNNNNNNNNNNNNNNNNNNNNNNNNNNNNNNNNNNNNNNNTTATTCTAGAACACAACCAAgatttaattttaaatatcttcacacattatatttttatatatattttatgtattataaaacaattaactatataaaattataataaatttattttatatacataataaagaacatgtaaagtttattatatatttaggttatttaaaaaaaaaaaaaatcgttcaatcttatatatatatatatatatatattatatatatatatattacatatatatgctaaaaatttaataaaaggTAATAGATCTTACTAATtagaaaaaagaaaaaaaagaaaaaaaagcagtctttatttattacctcttttttactttttcaacttttataaaagaaaacaaaatttatttcaaaataaattaaaatagcagtatataataaaatccTATTAATTAAagcaatatatatatatatatatatatatatatatatatatatatttttaatattaataaaaattatatatatattatatttttattatatatttgaaatatataaatatatataattttccttttttttttttttttttttttttttaagtgTTATTAGTTTTTTAGTTATATTAAATTCATTATATCAAGGGAaacttttaaaaatttacttaatatatatatataaaataatggattttatttttcttccttcaatatatatatatatatatttacatccatcttttaatttgtgcttattcttttttctttttggTGTGTGATGgagtatatattttattaaaacaCATAAAATATGGAGATGCAAAAAgataattaaaattattgtATTCAAAATTTGTTCTAATAAAATTGTAATTAAAGTGTgtttgaatatatataataacaatatttaaaattatcaattttaataatgtaaataaacaaatgaaaaaaaaaaaagaaaaaaaaaaggtatgtaatataatatgtaaaaataagggtagaataaatatattctaGGTTACACATGTATGTACCagtattaaaaaaaataaataaatacacacaaatatatatatatatatatatatatatatatatgcatatgtgtcaattttaataaagatatttAATATGTCGTTAccatttaaaaaatttaatttttaacCACTCCAACTTTGGCAGCTCtacagaaaaaaaaaaaaaaaaaaaaaaaaaaaattatatatatatatatatatatttatttatttatttatttacatgtatatacaaataaatatgaaataatatgGCAAGTTTGTAAAAAATAGATGAATTTAAAATACCTTAATATTCGGtcctttattttatatccATGCTGAATAACAGTTGCTACGGTTCCCTTTTCTTTTGTACTGTCATTAATTTCAAATATTGCTTCATGTAATTGTGGattaaatttttcatttatagGATTATATTTGTCAATtccatatttattaaaaatattatgaagaATCGTTTCAGTCATTTCTATACctttgtatatattattaatttcttcatttgtttttaaagattcttcatttatatttttaatagCTAATGATAAATTGTCTGCTACATCAAGTAATGATTTTGCAAAATTACtaatacaatataatttaCTAGTTTCTATTTCTTTCATATAACGATTTCTTAAATTCTCATTTTCTGCTAACACAGATAAGTATTTTTCTTTCAATACTTTATTATCTACCATTTTTTCTTCCATATCTCTTTTagtttttttaatttcatttattaaatctattttattaaaatcttcataatttatgtcttcttttttttcattcgCTTCTTCTGACTCGTTCAGgctgttttttttttttttcccttcAGTGGGCGAGCTAGCTGAATTTTCAATTGTTTCATTTGTTTCATTTGTTTCATTTGCttcatttgttttatttgttttatttttctcatttttcattttattcatatctTCCCCTTTGTAATGTGCATTATCAGACATTTTGGATGTACTGAAAGGGTGGTATTTTTTCAACATGGTATTACacttttcatttttacaAAAAGTTAAAAAATATCTAGCACGAGGAATGTATTGCATACCATAAATATTGGAGCAATATCTGGAAAGAATTCCCTTCTTAATTATATTCGTACTGTATTTCAtagttatataaaaaaaagaaaaaaaaaaaaaaaaaaaaaaaaaaaaaaaaaaaaatataaaaaataaaaaaaaaataaaaaaaatattaaaaataaaattaataaaaaataNNNNNNNNNNNNNNNNNNNNNNNNNNNNNNNNNNNNNNNNNNNNNNNNNNNNNNNNNNNNNNNNNNNNNNNNNNNNNNNNNNNNNNNNNNNNNNNNNNNNNNNNNNNNNNNNNNNNNNNNNNNNNNNNNNNNNNNNNNNNNNNNNNNNNNNNNNNNNNNNNNNNNNNNNNNNNNNNNNNNNNNNNNNNNNNNNNNNNNNNNNNNNNNNNNNNNNNNNNNNNNNNNNNNNNNNNNNNNNNNNNNNNNNNNNNNNNNNNNNNNNNNNNNNNNNNNNNNNNNNNNNNNNNNNNNNNNNNNNNNNNNNNNNNNNNNNNNNNNNNNNNNNNNNNNNNNNNNNNNNNNNNNNNNNNNNNNNNNNNNNNNNNNNNNNNNNNNNNNNNNNNNNNNNNNNNNNNNNNTAAAatgttaaatatatatatatatatatatatattatatttattatatagattattgtttatatttttatataggtatcttttttttgttattttaattatatatcaattttttttccatttattcattatatataagtatttattaatatatatataattatacgTTTTATAAATGACCATGTTAAATTGTTGAATATAAAGTTCTGTGAAATAATATctatatcataatatatattatatatattatatatattatatattatatatatgaattaatGAAGGGATAATTCTTAAAATAAcatcattataaaaatctgatgggaaaaaaaaaaaaaaaaattaataacatatatttaataaagaaaaatattctaATACGAATGTTTATTggaataaatattaaaatttaatttataataaaaattgaataaaaaaagttaaaaaaaaaaaaaaaagagcacataataaagataatgtgttgatatatacttatataataatattaacaattactttgtataattttaaagcctatgaaaatgttttaaaagATTTCAAAAGGAAGTATACattaaatatagaaaagaaaatgtaggtttcataaaattttataacaattgagaaatatttatgttaatgtaatattattataaataataattataatacatatattgtaggatattattatacatgtatatattttccttcatttgtatttatataaaaaatatatatatttatttatatatatatttatatatatatatatatatatttatttatttattttattttatttatttttttttattttatggatatatttttatagtGAAAAATGAggtgtatatataaatatttttttaatatgtttaaCTATTAAACAAttgaataaaaatttataattaaaaaaaaaatattttaaacaAATTGTTCTCGTAAaagtttttatataaaaatatgttaaaataatatacatacataggaagatatatatacatatatatatttaatgattaaaaaatgttgagattaaacaaaaaaggttttatattaattatgattataaaGTTGGTTAACAAATATGTtcacatataaattataataaataaataaataaatatatatatatatatatatatatatattatatacatttatacCATATTTTTCGTGGTTTATACCGATTTTAAAACAAGAGCTGCTAAtctattattttgttttacTTCATCTTTAAGATCTCGTTTTTCATATTTCTGGTTGGttattttatcattctgcaatttcaattttttttNNNNNNNNNNNNNNNNNNNNNNNNNNNNNNNNNNNNNNNNNNNNNNNNNNNNNNNNNNNNNNNNNNNNNNNNNNNNNNNNNNNNNNNNNNNNNNNNNNNNCacagaaaaaaataaaaaaataaaaaaaaaaaaaaaaaaaaaaaaaaaaaaaaatatacatatatatatatatatatatatatatatatattttaaggTAAACGGTAAATAAGCATATTCCTTTCTGTACAagttcatatattaataaaacttaattataaaatattatatatatatatatatattatatattatatttatatatatactatttatttaaatttttttttttccctttatttctttatttcttttattttaataatattttataatatacaatattataaaaaaataagtgtcatataatatatatatatatatatatttataaaatataattctaattaaaaattaaaaaaatatatttttgttgaagagaaagaaaaaaatacttAAATGTagaatttataaaaacataataatatatatatatatatattatatatatatgtatgcaAGTATATCCTATAATTTCctattataaaattaagaataataaaaaagatgtgccttattattttatgatccgaatttttttatttttttatttttttattattttaatcaTTACTCCAAGGTGTCCATTAGAaaattaagaaataaaaaataataaaataaaaaaataaaaaaagaatatataaatgatcAATTCAACAATATCgttacatttatttttataaccTTAATGTAACATTCTTGTCCTcattcaatatataaaaatataaataaaatatattatatatatatatatatatatatatatatatatatattgatatgGTATGTATATCATATGAACCGTGTTCATCTCTTAGAATTAAAACTAACAAGccttcttttattatatcacaagagataaaataaaaaaaagttacaaaatatacaaataaattcatacatttataaatataaataaataaataaataaataaacaaacatatatatatatatatatatataaatatatatattatattatatagttaataaaattgtattttttatatgtgtatgGAAATATGATATACTTTTATCTTAAAGAggaatataattaattcttttaaaaaaataatagttCGAGGTGtgcatataataaattataaatttattacatGAAACCAAACACAAGcatttgaaaaaaaaaagaggaaagataatatatatgtataatatatatatatatatatatataaagtattatacatgtgtatgtatatgtatttatagtattatatgtacacatatacatatttatatattatatattgttttattcCTAAGTTCTCTTTTGCTTGTATTTACTAAATtggaataaaaaaaaaaaaaaaaaaacaattaaaaagaaaaagaaaaagaaaaataatttgattaaaatatcaagatatatatattataagataatatatttaatattttaattttttttttttttttattattatttattatttcttttctatCTAATTGTGCTTATTTCCTTCCATATgtttcttcttctttttttttttaaaatgaatattacgtttaaaataaaagaataaaataattttatttttaaacaaaggaatataaaaaaatagttagtatatatatatatatatattatattattatataaaaataaaaaaaaaaaaaacaaaataataataaaataataataaaataataataataataataaaataataataaaataataataataataataataataataaaataataataataataataagcaaacaaaataataagtatcttttaaaaatttctcattattaaaaaaaaagatgataTAAGAACAAAAGATTTATCCATTTATATTAACGATCCTTATGTTaccatatttttttttttttttttttttttttttttatatattttttagttgttacatatttatgttatataaattatttcaATGTATGTCTTTCTTTCGTTCTTTCTTGACGctgcttttttttttaatttcatataatgttcgatatatatatatatatatatatatataaaatatttaatttaaatttttattatattatattatattatattattttattttattttatcttttaaattaaaaaaaaaaaaagggtGCATGTTATATTGTGGAATAACTCTTGAAAAGAcagaaatataaaagaaaagaatatattttatagtGTCCTAATTTATAGCTCCGtgtgaatatataaaaaagaaaatataataatactgAGGAAGGATATACAAAGAATAGACAtggataaaaaaaatatgaactATGAAATGGAAGGTATACTTAACTTTACGAATGTTGTAGACAACAAAGTAATACAGAATgaagataaagaaaatgtagaagaaatatatgtaGACAATAAatttgataataaaataaatgaatatgaaAACTTTGATGATATGCCAAAACAAATGATCTCCGATATAAACAATgaaaaacataataatcatttaaatgattttgttgaaaaaaatgttgaatcttctttaaataatatgcaTGACACATTTCTTGATaaacatttaaatattcaaaaatgTGTTAGAGATAAGGAAACATTATGTTCATTGAAGAATCAAATTATACAAGATACAGAAATACAACCAGAAGGGCACAAGAAAactttaaataataataataataataataataatttaatagggaatatattagatatagataattttaataatttaaaagaatgtaataaaattgTTTTGAATAAAATGGATTTGCACACTGgtaataatacatatgataatgatgatgagaatatacaaatggacaataaaacaaatgaaCATGTTGAAGTAGATGTGAGGGGAGATGAGGAAATACCAAAAggtatattaaatgaattgCATGAGGATATACCAAAAggtatattaaatgaattgCATGAGGATATACCAAAAggtatattaaatgaattgCATGAGGAAATACAAAAAggtatattaaatgaattgCATGAGGAAATACCAAAAggtatattaaatgaattgCATGAGGATATACCAAAAggtatattaaatgaattgCATGAGGATATACAAAAGTATGTccataaaataaaagaaataaagaCAGATGCAAATCCTAAGAAGCAAAAATAtagtaaaaaaattaaggATGATAACATaaagaacaaaaataatatctCGAATATAAACAACGAGAATGAAGAGAATATGTTTATAgataatagtaatatatatgtaattattgataaagaagatgataatatggataataCTCTAAGAATAAATCAATCGAATATTGAGAATGTCCGCACATGTAAAGATACAGAAGGtatagaaaatatagaaaGTATAGAAAGTATGGAAAATATAGAAAGTATAGAACGTATGGAAAATATAGAAAGTATAGAAAGTATGGaaaataaggaaaatatagaaagtatggaaaatatacaaaatataaaaagtatgaaaaatatagaaagtatggaaaatatacaaaatatagaaagtatggaaaatatggaaaatatagaaagtatgaaaaatatagaaagtatggaaaatatagaaaatatagaaagtatggaaaatatagaaagtatg of the Plasmodium reichenowi strain SY57 chromosome 11, whole genome shotgun sequence genome contains:
- a CDS encoding GrpE-like protein, mitochondrial: MKYSTNIIKKGILSRYCSNIYGMQYIPRARYFLTFCKNEKCNTMLKKYHPFSTSKMSDNAHYKGEDMNKMKNEKNKTNKTNEANETNETNETIENSASSPTEGKKKKNSLNESEEANEKKEDINYEDFNKIDLINEIKKTKRDMEEKMVDNKVLKEKYLSVLAENENLRNRYMKEIETSKLYCISNFAKSLLDVADNLSLAIKNINEESLKTNEEINNIYKGIEMTETILHNIFNKYGIDKYNPINEKFNPQLHEAIFEINDSTKEKGTVATVIQHGYKIKDRILRAAKVGVVKN
- a CDS encoding ethanolamine kinase, putative, translating into MEYQLREIDESEKEITQERKKNSVTTKNFDNLSNSNSQITEMTNEQGVIPLREKDLTINVGDNRNLKVEEFMTTFISNVFENKNALFLYCKYVLLFYGKELLNENNVESLNFEIIKGGITNILVKVEDNIHQNKYLIRLYGPKTSEIINREREKLISNILCDKNISKKIYVFFPNGRIEEFKDGYALSREDIKNKDFQKEIAENLRILHDIQLDDNIYKKLQELQNIQGNRSSFLWSTLWKYFNTLKEERQKKYSFNPKAYILKLIDFDMLQSIITEIQELCCKKNSPVVLCHCDLLSSNIIKTEGSSISFIDFEYSCPMERAYDIANHFNEYAGFNCEWDLTPTRSEEYHFIKHYLKTDDEQLINQIIDEIQPFYICSHIVWGLWALLQGLHSVIDFDFINYGMIRLTAAFSVKFRSKLEKN